The Ictalurus furcatus strain D&B chromosome 12, Billie_1.0, whole genome shotgun sequence nucleotide sequence cacatatatacacacacacacaattaatgcACAAAAGCAAATTTCCATGAAGAGGGGTAAAAAGTGTGGGCGAGTCTGTGTGTTATTTTACTTGCTGACTGTAGCCCAGGTCTTTTTGAGGCGATACACAGCGTTGGACTGTAGAGCAGACAGGATCGCACGCAGAGACGAGAAGTTCCTCAACAGATAGCactcctacaaacacacacaccaaaatgtttaacataacttgtacacacacacacagtgcgcactgtgcgcacacacacacagtgcgcacacacacacacacacacacagtgcgcacacacacacacagtgcgcacacacacacacagtgcgcacacacacacacagtgcgcacacacacacacacacagtgcgcACAGTGCGCACACCTGAGCCACAGAGATCCATTTCTCGATGATGCGAGCACGGTGGGCGGGGCTTGTGTGATGGCAGCAGGGGTGTAGTCTGGGTGATGTGGATGATTTTGGAGAAGTGGGGGCGGAGTTTGGGGTTGTGGGTGTGCAGAGCAGCGAGGTGATGACCCAGTTAGTGACAGAGTTAAACTGGGCAATTGTGGCTCTCACGCTGGGCGCTAAGCTCCGGTTCTGCTTCTTATCCCTCTGAGACCAAACACAGCCGAGACAGTGGAACGGAACCACACACGCAAACAGGCCCTGTGGAGAACAAACAGGTCAGAACCACACCTAGGTTAAAACACTGAGGTTCTCTGGGTTTAGGTGACCTGCCCTTGATGACTTCCCCTCACTAGTGTGCACTCATAATACAAAGGGAGGAATCACTCCACTGATACGCAGTGATTGACACTTACAGCGTCCAATCTGGTGAGCTCCTCAGCGACGTCCCGGGCGGAGCAGCTCAGGACGCTTCCTGTTTCTTCTCCAAAAACATtagtgacctctgacctgttCTCAGCACGCCTGTCTGTATCAAGAGAGGAgaaaaggtgagtgtgtgtgtatgtgtgcacacgtgtgtgtgtgtgtgtgtgtgtatacacgctTGTGTGTACCTTCCTCTTGAAaggtgtgtaagagtgtgtcgGCGTGCTGAGCAATGCGTCTGAAACACAGGCGATGGCGCAGATGGAAGGAGAGCAGACGGAGCgatggatggagaggagagTCTCTCAGGTCCTCAGCGAACTCCTCCAACCACAACTTCACCAACGCTGGGAGagaactacacacacagacacacacacagagaaagagaggtgtTTTATATCAGATCATGTGTAGAAAATAAAcaagagactgtgtgtgtgcaccactCACCtcctcacacatacactgttgtccaagttgatgattttgtcttccctagagagagagagagagagagagagagagagagatggagacacacacatgcacacacaggaatGTGAGCTGATCTACAGAATGACGCACACAGCGCtcgttctcttttcttttctctctgcgtttgttgtttttgtctctcACAGCGTCAGACTTGTCTACATTCTCACACCTTTACATCTAATTATagctctcacacacccacccacagtACTTTATTACTTAATTACACAATTAactataaattttaaaaaagtcattaaagaaataaattgttTAGCATTGTTACAGAGAAGTGCGTAATTACAGTAATGACAAGACTCTGACAGGCACAATTTATCGCAATATCAATAATATCGTAGATAAGCTCATTGCTAACTATCAGCATGTTTAGTGAATTTGTTTAGGTGTTGATtgtgtttccatagtaacaactgCTATTCAAATCCAAGGGATAAATAAATGGACCTTCTGGCACAATATACAACAAAATCAGTTTAGAGTAAACTCTAATACTAATAACACTATTAACGTGAAGTGtatgcgggtgtgtgtgtgagaaacctCTGAAACAGCATCTCGATGAGTGTGCTGGTGCAGGTGAAGGCTCTGTAGGTGGAGAGGAAGATTCGGGCGTAGTCGGGTTCGTCACACTCGGGCTTCACCAGCTCAGTGATGAGGTGCTCCAACATGGCCGCCTTCACTCTGCGCACCTTCAGCGTCCGATACTGCACACAGGCCACGCTCACCAAGTCCGAGGTGGGGGTACATGCCGGCTCCCTGTGAAGGGTCACGCCATACACCACCccatcctccacctcctcccccCATTCCTGTATTgggtcctgcacacacacacattgtggcATTATAGGACTGCACTCCAAGTTGTTCTCTACTTCAGAAGAATAAACACACTTCCTCTGAGTGTATTTTAATGTTTCCATGGTAACCATACTGCTACAACAAATGACCCACGTCGCTGCGCTCACGTTTCCTCTCGAACGCGTCGCCACGCTCACGTTTAAACTCTGAGGTTTACCGCTGAAGATCATAAAGATCAGATCGGTCTTTTTCAGAACCTGTATAAAGAAAATCAGCTCCTGATGTTACTGATGAATTCTAACACTCTCTCCTGAACACTTTCTTATGCACTCACACTGGAGGctcattccataaatgttaaataaatgcctccTTGCTGGAAACCTCACCATATTAacgattacacacatttttcttttttaaataacacacttaatcagtttattattagaaatAAGGAAGTAGACAGAAGAAtgaaaggagaaggagaaagatgGTGAAAGAAGAAGtgggaaggaaaaagaagagaaaagaatgaAGATGGAAGATGCAAgaggaaagaaatgaaaggagGAAAAAGAAGATGAAAAGTAACGCAGTACTGctgggcctcccagccagctccatcaaaccccttcagatgattcagaatgcagcagcaggccttgtcttcaaccagcccagaAGAACCCacatcacacccctcttcatctccctccactgacttcctgtagccacctgcatcaaattcaaggccttgatgctcacctacaaaacCTTGTCTGAACAGCACCCcgctacctcaacactctccttgaggtttatgttccctcacacaaCCTGCGATGAGTTAACGATCAGGTGACTGGGTAACGCTACAAATTccacagtgagaatgtgtgtagtttttatttccgtcactgaagagacacatacacagctAAAGCAGAAAGAGGCTTTagttttactttattaatgagTGTCTCAGCCTCTATCTGTGTGGTATACAGGTGAGGAACATCAGCGTGCGGGGTACAGGTGAGGAACAACAGCGTGAGGGATACAGGTGAGAACAAAAGATTTGGGTCAATGCCATGaagcacattttatatatttttatctgcATAACCAAAGTAGGCATGTCCCAATCTTGTGGGTGTTTCTCAACACAGACTCGTCATTGGCTGGTTTTAATGGTGATCATTTCTACCAGTGGAGAATCACGGTTCTGCAGAAACTGTGAACTCTGTACTCAGACCAATGAAGTAACACACCAATGAAGATTTCATTTCCTGTGCGAGTGTGCAACACGACCAATGCAAAACAGCGACACGGAAACAAGGCAACACAACGATTTACAGAAGAACACAGTGAGATtaatacacaccaataaacacaaacacacacaccagagtaTGATGTGTTAATGATCATAATATTGACTTTACGTATCGAGGTACAACTCCGATTCCTaaaaagttggaacagtatggaaaatgctaataaaaacagaggagtgatttgtaaatgtattttgacttgtatttaaacggCAATGTATAAACACAAGGTGTTTGATGTTTtaacctaatcaactgcatagtttttttaaGATAATGTCTATTTTGAATTTGACGCATGCAACACGtgccaaaaaagttgggacagggtcAATTTAgaactaatagcgatgtgacaagttgaaataagaaggtgatgtgaaacaggtgaggcaatcgtctaatcatagtatataaggagtctccaaaaaaggcctggtccttcaagagcaatgatgggttgaggctcaccaatctgcctacagatgcatcagcaaataatccaacactttgaggaCAACATtctccaaagacaaatcagtaggattttgggcatttcaccttctacagcgcacaatataattaaaagattcaaggaatccggtcaaatctcggtgtgtaaagggcaaggccgagaaccacttctgaatgcgtgtgatctccaatccctcagacgtcactgtcttaaaaaccatcatgagtctgtaatggatatcctgacatgggctcgggaatactttggtaaacctttgtaaGTAAACACCatttgccgctgcatccacagatacaagttaaggctttactatgcaaagcagaagccatacatcaacactgtccagaagcatcgccgacttctctgggctcggtctcaacttagatggacagtagcacagtggaatcgtgttttgtggtccgacgagtcaacatttcaaatattttttggacaaaacagccgttgtgttctgcaagccaaagaggaaaaggaccatccaagctgttatcagagTCAGGTTCAAAAGCCAGcctctgtcatggtatgggggtgtgtcagtgcccatggcatgggtaaattgcacatctgtgagggcaccattaatgcagaaagatatgtacacattttggagcatatgctgccatccagagcaggacaatgccaaaccacattctgcccggattacaagcgcatggctacgtaagcagagagtgcgggtgttagcatgacctgcctgcaggcctgacctgtctccgattcagaatgtgtggcacattatgaagcacaaaataaggcaacgaaggccagTACAGTTGCAcatttgaagaaatgcataatggatgaatgggggaaaattccacttgctaaacttaaccaactggtgtcttcattgtccaaacgcttaataagtgttattaaaaggtgatgttacacagtcgTAAACAATCGACTgtaccaactttttttggagtgtgttccagtcatcagattttaaatgagtgtatattttcaaaaataattaaattcacaaagtaaaacatcaaataatgttctaataatgtgttaataatgtgttttcagtatagtacaggcTTAAccgaattttcaaatgactctttttgtcgTTTTTCGCATAATGTCCcagctttttcagaattggggttgtatatcgTTTAATCAAACAATTCCATGAACCcgtggagcgtccgctgtacacgtccctgtgaatgagcattaaaataaacctgcctattgtcagagctgcttttatagagaATTAATAAACGCCTTCTGAACAATCACAagccagaactcagcagcagtgtggtgtgaaaaagataaaaacaaatagtGTTAAATATGGTGATTATTTAGAGTACACACTCAGCCGAAACTGCATCTACCAGCCCTACTCAGGCATTAAGCAAGAGaaataactcacacacacacctacacacacctgttgAACAGGTACAAACGGGATTCCCAAGCACAAAACAATCTACTGTTAATAAGTGCTCAGTGATCAATAATGTTAATGCCAGTATTGACCTGTTGATTTCACACATCATGTATATTCCagtgcattttaattttttttcttttgaagagTAGGTTAATAAAGACAATTAAAGAGCCTCACACGCTCCTGAATTAAACCCAGGAATGCAAAATAATGCAAAGACATGCAAAACACCAAACAAATTTGTAGCTAAATTGTCTATATTTTGTATAAATTGTGTAGTTCTTTCTTTAGCATTAGCAATGTTGATTTATTGTAAGAACTTGCTTTGAATTTTACTCAAAGCTTCGGAGTCGACTCACACTTCGCAATGTCTCAAATTCGATTTTCGACACTTTTATGGAATCGAATCCCAGCCATCGCTCTTGAGCGCCTTTCGAAGCAATATAAGGATATAAAACAGCAGTATTAAATGTCTACACGAAGCTGTTTAAGTAAAAACAATAATTTACCAGGGTTAGCTGCCATTTCCCCATAACTTTTCAGTCAGAAGTGACTTGAGCAGCGGTGGTGAAGTTGATTAGAAGGCGGACGCTGTTGCTGCAATCAGCGCTGTGAACAACTTCATGACAGAACTCCAATCAGAACTCTCAACTCCCCCGCTTCAACATTCACCACAGAAAATAAACTTaatccttgttttgtttgtccacaataatttaattgtaaaaaGTAGGATAATCCATTTCAGAGAATAATTAAACGAAGGTTGCgtgaacagaaaaagaaagttaATTTAACACAGACAGATGCGCGCGCCTGCTCTCGGACACGGACTTTCCACAGCGCTTGGGTTTCTAGGTGGGCGGGGTTTTGAAAAATGTGCGTCATCACGTCACACAGAGAAGCTGAAGCGCGTCTTCGTCAATCTCGGTGTCACGCAAACCAAAATAACTGCTATACTGTTTAACAGCGTGggaaagttattattattattattattatcatcatcatcacatgaTTTAGtgaagtgtgtctgtgtgtctcacctcactgtgtgtgttcagcaggGTGAAGTGTGTGAGCCAGACATTAGTGTCACGCAGGACTCTCTTCAGTCGAACgcgctttacacacacactccgatcAGAGACACACAGCTGCAGAGATGCTCTCATCCTCTAGACACACAGCTGCAGAGATGCTCTCATCCTCTAGACACACATCTGCTGCTCATTTACACATTAAACACGGAgacaagctgtgtgtgtagCGCTTTGTTTATCGACACACACTTCTCACATAGGAGCTCGTGCAAAATAAATACGACGCGGATGCGCGTGTGATATAACATGCATAACAATATTCATAAATGTGTAGGTGTGTTACTCACTGCACACGCCACACAACTCGCGTAGTGTTTTTGTCCCCCGTTCAAGGCCCGAAGCAGCCACGTGATTAATCAGTGACGCAACTGACCTGTCCGGCTGCAGGTGTGATGTGCACGTGCTCTGATAAATAACCCATTCCTCAGGGTGACTCCAAACCGCATGTCCGCTAAATACCGAACAGAGTTGCCAAATCAACCCCAATagcatcatctctctctctcacacacacactgttcactcTGTACTGCACTAGTTAGGGAGGTTTGGCATTTTATAATCGGTCTGAAACCCAGGAAGCTACtgattatagctgctatagtaagtgagaacaggaacttgtttcaccgacattccagaacattaactGTAATTATTACCAGCTAAAAAGGATGGTGTGTTGATTTTAAttaaagatagatagaaagatagatagatcactagatagatagatagatagatcgattgattgagcacagagacagtgctggttaaagtgataaatgacctactactggc carries:
- the rgl3a gene encoding ral guanine nucleotide dissociation stimulator-like 3 isoform X1; the encoded protein is MRASLQLCVSDRSVCVKRVRLKRVLRDTNVWLTHFTLLNTHSEDPIQEWGEEVEDGVVYGVTLHREPACTPTSDLVSVACVQYRTLKVRRVKAAMLEHLITELVKPECDEPDYARIFLSTYRAFTCTSTLIEMLFQREDKIINLDNSVCVRSSLPALVKLWLEEFAEDLRDSPLHPSLRLLSFHLRHRLCFRRIAQHADTLLHTFQEEDRRAENRSEVTNVFGEETGSVLSCSARDVAEELTRLDAGLFACVVPFHCLGCVWSQRDKKQNRSLAPSVRATIAQFNSVTNWVITSLLCTPTTPNSAPTSPKSSTSPRLHPCCHHTSPAHRARIIEKWISVAQECYLLRNFSSLRAILSALQSNAVYRLKKTWATVSKESLATFEQLCESFPDENCVLANREILEDSNKHTEENPSTALGSPNLSPTSKRTSYSGGEVPYLGTYLTILTMLDTALPDTIEGGLINFEKRRREFEVLSQIRQLQVSCSLYSLPSHPHVSSWLNSCSPLSDQQSYDLSRQLEPPVDSCPGSPSWSHRLISRKLGLLLNSSDSSRKKTHLDQMSVSSSGSSSSEMDDFSVPLRPKSQSGPCLNISGDSSGLCPDPRCASPAPSSLSDISSLSSDGASPPSSSQAVYNKQSDGCIIRVSMALHSCNVYKSILISSQDKTSQVIQRALEKHNVENMSCNDFTLTQILHCDKELLIPDKANVFYAMCPSESYDFVLRQRWRSHNLSSSPAVLRRDHK